One window of Merismopedia glauca CCAP 1448/3 genomic DNA carries:
- a CDS encoding alpha/beta fold hydrolase, giving the protein MSTTEQKIKVGNLEWFYREAKAVGAEEEGVVVFLHGLPAQSYTWTVIMPELATKGWRSLAPDWIGSGFSSKPQRRDFDYTPDTFIKALEDLIAAWELTKFSLVVQGFLGSMGIQYALRHPEQIDRLAILNAPLSSNATLPWRMRQLGLPLVGDMLTQDPLSSERILEAGCRYIIAEKDLEVYRGPYLKTSAAGRSLLATVQNLQLKSSLTEIETGLKQWMHPTQIIWGIKDPWLDIDTAIATVKSLAKGELVKIEEAGHYPQEHYSGQVSDALSNFLRREVV; this is encoded by the coding sequence GTGTCAACCACAGAGCAAAAAATCAAAGTCGGTAACCTAGAGTGGTTTTATCGGGAAGCTAAAGCCGTTGGAGCAGAAGAAGAAGGGGTAGTAGTATTTTTACATGGATTACCTGCCCAAAGTTACACTTGGACGGTAATTATGCCAGAATTAGCAACTAAGGGGTGGCGATCGCTGGCTCCTGACTGGATTGGGAGTGGTTTTTCTAGCAAACCTCAACGGCGTGACTTTGACTACACCCCAGACACTTTTATTAAAGCTTTAGAAGATTTAATTGCTGCTTGGGAACTGACCAAATTCTCGCTGGTGGTGCAGGGATTTTTGGGTTCTATGGGTATCCAATACGCTTTACGTCATCCAGAACAGATAGACCGCTTAGCCATCTTAAACGCGCCGTTATCCTCGAATGCGACATTACCCTGGCGAATGCGACAACTGGGTTTACCCCTAGTAGGTGATATGCTGACTCAAGATCCTCTCTCATCGGAGCGGATTTTAGAAGCTGGTTGTCGGTATATCATTGCAGAAAAAGATTTAGAGGTCTATCGGGGACCTTATCTCAAAACATCTGCTGCTGGACGCAGCTTATTAGCAACTGTCCAAAATTTACAGCTAAAATCATCCCTGACTGAAATTGAAACTGGGTTAAAACAGTGGATGCATCCAACCCAAATAATTTGGGGAATCAAAGATCCGTGGTTAGATATAGATACGGCGATCGCCACGGTCAAATCTTTAGCTAAAGGGGAATTAGTTAAAATTGAGGAAGCTGGACACTATCCCCAAGAGCATTACTCAGGTCAAGTATCTGATGCTTTGAGTAACTTTTTGCGTCGGGAAGTTGTTTAA